In Daphnia pulex isolate KAP4 chromosome 7, ASM2113471v1, one genomic interval encodes:
- the LOC124197078 gene encoding cuticle protein 21-like isoform X2 has product MKYLVLVALFAFAAADSYKAAEYQAPKYETPKYEAPKYETPKYETPKYETPKYETPKYEAPKYVAPKYEAPKYETPKYEAPKYEAPKYVAPKYEAPKYETPKYETPKYEAPKYEAPKYVAPKYEAPKYETPKYEAPKYEEVTYAAQPYSFGYDVQDKESYTEFEHNEKSDYNVVTGSYRVVLPDSRVQIVTYKADANGYTADVKYEGEAKYPEYVESQYKAAASYAAPGYKAPEYKKPSYTAPTYAAPAYTAPAYQAPAAYPKY; this is encoded by the exons atgaag tACCTCGTCCTCGTTGCCCTTTTCGCCTTTGCTGCTGCCGATTCTTACAAGGCTGCTGAATACCAAGCCCCCAAGTACGAGACTCCCAAATATGAAGCACCAAAGTACGAGACTCCCAAGTACGAGACTCCCAAGTACGAGACTCCCAAGTACGAGACTCCcaagtacgaggctcctaaatacgtaGCCCCTAAGTACGAAGCCCCTAAGTACGAGACTCCCAAgtacgaggctcccaagtacgaggctcctaaatacgtaGCCCCTAAGTACGAAGCCCCTAAGTACGAGACTCCCAAGTACGAGACTCCCAAgtacgaggctcccaagtacgaggCACCTAAATACGTAGCCCCAAAGTACGaagctcctaaatacgagacccccaagtacgaggctcctaaatacgaagaAGTCACATAC GCCGCTCAACCCTACAGCTTCGGATACGATGTCCAGGATAAAGAATCTTACACTGAATTCGAGCACAACGAAAAATCTGACTACAACGTTGTCACCGGATCTTACCGCGTTGTTCTCCCCGACAGCCGCGTCCAGATCGTCACCTACAAGGCTGACGCCAACGGATACACCGCTGACGTGAAATACGAAGGCGAAGCCAAGTACCCCGAGTACGTCGAGTCCCAATACAAAGCTGCTGCTTCCTACGCTGCCCCTGGCTACAAGGCTCCTGAATACAAAAAACCGTCCTACACTGCTccaacctacgctgctccagcCTACACTGCTCCAGCCTACCAAGCTCCTGCTGCCTA
- the LOC124197078 gene encoding cuticle protein 21-like isoform X12, translating into MKYLVLVALFAFAAADSYKAAEYQAPKYETPKYEAPKYETPKYETPKYETPKYETPKYETPKYETPKYEAPKYEAPKYVAPKYEAPKYETPKYEAPKYEEVTYAAQPYSFGYDVQDKESYTEFEHNEKSDYNVVTGSYRVVLPDSRVQIVTYKADANGYTADVKYEGEAKYPEYVESQYKAAASYAAPGYKAPEYKKPSYTAPTYAAPAYTAPAYQAPAAYPKY; encoded by the exons atgaag tACCTCGTCCTCGTTGCCCTTTTCGCCTTTGCTGCTGCCGATTCTTACAAGGCTGCTGAATACCAAGCCCCCAAGTACGAGACTCCCAAATATGAAGCACCAAAGTACGAGACTCCCAAGTACGAGACTCCCAAGTACGAGACTCCCAAGTACGAGACTCCcaagtacgag ACTCCCAAGTACGAGACTCCCAAgtacgaggctcccaagtacgaggCACCTAAATACGTAGCCCCAAAGTACGaagctcctaaatacgagacccccaagtacgaggctcctaaatacgaagaAGTCACATAC GCCGCTCAACCCTACAGCTTCGGATACGATGTCCAGGATAAAGAATCTTACACTGAATTCGAGCACAACGAAAAATCTGACTACAACGTTGTCACCGGATCTTACCGCGTTGTTCTCCCCGACAGCCGCGTCCAGATCGTCACCTACAAGGCTGACGCCAACGGATACACCGCTGACGTGAAATACGAAGGCGAAGCCAAGTACCCCGAGTACGTCGAGTCCCAATACAAAGCTGCTGCTTCCTACGCTGCCCCTGGCTACAAGGCTCCTGAATACAAAAAACCGTCCTACACTGCTccaacctacgctgctccagcCTACACTGCTCCAGCCTACCAAGCTCCTGCTGCCTA
- the LOC124197078 gene encoding cuticle protein 21-like isoform X13 — protein MKYLVLVALFAFAAADSYKAAEYQAPKYETPKYETPKYETPKYETPKYETPKYETPKYEAPKYEAPKYVAPKYEAPKYETPKYEAPKYEEVTYAAQPYSFGYDVQDKESYTEFEHNEKSDYNVVTGSYRVVLPDSRVQIVTYKADANGYTADVKYEGEAKYPEYVESQYKAAASYAAPGYKAPEYKKPSYTAPTYAAPAYTAPAYQAPAAYPKY, from the exons atgaag tACCTCGTCCTCGTTGCCCTTTTCGCCTTTGCTGCTGCCGATTCTTACAAGGCTGCTGAATACCAAGCCCCCAAGTACGAGACTCCCAA GTACGAGACTCCCAAGTACGAGACTCCCAAGTACGAGACTCCcaagtacgag ACTCCCAAGTACGAGACTCCCAAgtacgaggctcccaagtacgaggCACCTAAATACGTAGCCCCAAAGTACGaagctcctaaatacgagacccccaagtacgaggctcctaaatacgaagaAGTCACATAC GCCGCTCAACCCTACAGCTTCGGATACGATGTCCAGGATAAAGAATCTTACACTGAATTCGAGCACAACGAAAAATCTGACTACAACGTTGTCACCGGATCTTACCGCGTTGTTCTCCCCGACAGCCGCGTCCAGATCGTCACCTACAAGGCTGACGCCAACGGATACACCGCTGACGTGAAATACGAAGGCGAAGCCAAGTACCCCGAGTACGTCGAGTCCCAATACAAAGCTGCTGCTTCCTACGCTGCCCCTGGCTACAAGGCTCCTGAATACAAAAAACCGTCCTACACTGCTccaacctacgctgctccagcCTACACTGCTCCAGCCTACCAAGCTCCTGCTGCCTA
- the LOC124197078 gene encoding cuticle protein 21-like isoform X5 has translation MKYLVLVALFAFAAADSYKAAEYQAPKYETPKYETPKYETPKYETPKYEAPKYVAPKYEAPKYETPKYEAPKYEAPKYVAPKYEAPKYETPKYETPKYEAPKYEAPKYVAPKYEAPKYETPKYEAPKYEEVTYAAQPYSFGYDVQDKESYTEFEHNEKSDYNVVTGSYRVVLPDSRVQIVTYKADANGYTADVKYEGEAKYPEYVESQYKAAASYAAPGYKAPEYKKPSYTAPTYAAPAYTAPAYQAPAAYPKY, from the exons atgaag tACCTCGTCCTCGTTGCCCTTTTCGCCTTTGCTGCTGCCGATTCTTACAAGGCTGCTGAATACCAAGCCCCCAAGTACGAGACTCCCAA GTACGAGACTCCCAAGTACGAGACTCCCAAGTACGAGACTCCcaagtacgaggctcctaaatacgtaGCCCCTAAGTACGAAGCCCCTAAGTACGAGACTCCCAAgtacgaggctcccaagtacgaggctcctaaatacgtaGCCCCTAAGTACGAAGCCCCTAAGTACGAGACTCCCAAGTACGAGACTCCCAAgtacgaggctcccaagtacgaggCACCTAAATACGTAGCCCCAAAGTACGaagctcctaaatacgagacccccaagtacgaggctcctaaatacgaagaAGTCACATAC GCCGCTCAACCCTACAGCTTCGGATACGATGTCCAGGATAAAGAATCTTACACTGAATTCGAGCACAACGAAAAATCTGACTACAACGTTGTCACCGGATCTTACCGCGTTGTTCTCCCCGACAGCCGCGTCCAGATCGTCACCTACAAGGCTGACGCCAACGGATACACCGCTGACGTGAAATACGAAGGCGAAGCCAAGTACCCCGAGTACGTCGAGTCCCAATACAAAGCTGCTGCTTCCTACGCTGCCCCTGGCTACAAGGCTCCTGAATACAAAAAACCGTCCTACACTGCTccaacctacgctgctccagcCTACACTGCTCCAGCCTACCAAGCTCCTGCTGCCTA
- the LOC124197078 gene encoding cuticle protein 21-like isoform X3: MKYLVLVALFAFAAADSYKAAEYQAPKYETPKYEAPKYETPKYETPKYETPKYETPKYEAPKYVAPKYEAPKYETPKYEAPKYEAPKYVAPKYEAPKYETPKYETPKYEAPKYEAPKYVAPKYEAPKYETPKYEAPKYEEVTYAAQPYSFGYDVQDKESYTEFEHNEKSDYNVVTGSYRVVLPDSRVQIVTYKADANGYTADVKYEGEAKYPEYVESQYKAAASYAAPGYKAPEYKKPSYTAPTYAAPAYTAPAYQAPAAYPKY, encoded by the exons tACCTCGTCCTCGTTGCCCTTTTCGCCTTTGCTGCTGCCGATTCTTACAAGGCTGCTGAATACCAAGCCCCCAAGTACGAGACTCCCAAATATGAAGCACCAAAGTACGAGACTCCCAAGTACGAGACTCCCAAGTACGAGACTCCCAAGTACGAGACTCCcaagtacgaggctcctaaatacgtaGCCCCTAAGTACGAAGCCCCTAAGTACGAGACTCCCAAgtacgaggctcccaagtacgaggctcctaaatacgtaGCCCCTAAGTACGAAGCCCCTAAGTACGAGACTCCCAAGTACGAGACTCCCAAgtacgaggctcccaagtacgaggCACCTAAATACGTAGCCCCAAAGTACGaagctcctaaatacgagacccccaagtacgaggctcctaaatacgaagaAGTCACATAC GCCGCTCAACCCTACAGCTTCGGATACGATGTCCAGGATAAAGAATCTTACACTGAATTCGAGCACAACGAAAAATCTGACTACAACGTTGTCACCGGATCTTACCGCGTTGTTCTCCCCGACAGCCGCGTCCAGATCGTCACCTACAAGGCTGACGCCAACGGATACACCGCTGACGTGAAATACGAAGGCGAAGCCAAGTACCCCGAGTACGTCGAGTCCCAATACAAAGCTGCTGCTTCCTACGCTGCCCCTGGCTACAAGGCTCCTGAATACAAAAAACCGTCCTACACTGCTccaacctacgctgctccagcCTACACTGCTCCAGCCTACCAAGCTCCTGCTGCCTA